From the Ilumatobacteraceae bacterium genome, the window CAGGAGGAACTGGGCCGCCGTCGAGAACGCACCGATCCGCACGGTCGACGGCGCACGGGCGGTGAGCCGGACCTCGTGGGCGACGCCGTCGGCGAGGTCGAGCAGGTGGCGTGCCCGGTCGTGGAGCACCTCGCCCGCGACCGTCGGGGTCACCCCGCGGGGATGCCGGGTCAGGAGCTCGACCCCGAGTTCGCGTTCGAGCGCCGCGACGTGTTGTGCGATCGCGGGCCCGGTGTAGCTCAGCTGGTGCGCCGCGGCGTTGAACGAGCCGAGGCGGGCGGTGGCGACGAACGACCGCAGGTGGTGCAACTCCACGACTGCAAACCTTAGCTATGCAGTCACATAGCTTTGATGACTGGCACTTTCCACCCAGTTCTCCGAGAATGGGTCGGTGCCCGAGACCGACCACCGCCCGATCGCCACCGTGTCCCCCGACGACGTCGAACGGGCGGCCGAGTCGATCTCGGCACACGTCCGCACGACGCCGATCGTCGAAGTGCCCGGCCAGGAGATCGGGGTCGACGCGACGCTGGTGCTGAAGCTCGAGTTCCTCCAGCACAGCGGGTCGTTCAAGGCCAGGGGCGCCGCACACTTCGTCGCCACCCAGCCGATCGCAACCGACGGCATCGTCGCCGCGTCCGGCGGCAACCACGGCGCCGCCGTCGCCTGGGCCGCACGCCGCTCGGGCCACCCCGCTCACATCTTCGTGCCCACCACCGCCGATCCCGCCAAGGTCGCCCGACTGCGGGGCTACGGCGCCACGGTGCACGAGGTGGGCGAGGTCTACGGCGAGGCGTTCGCCGCCAGCCGCCGGTACCTCGACACCCACGACGCCACCTCGATCCACGCGTACGACGACCCGGTCGTCGTCGCCGGCGCCGGCACGTGCGCCCGCGAACTCGATCAGGCCGCGCCCGATCTCGACGCCGTCGTGCTGGCCTGCGGTGGCGGCGGACTCGCCGGCAGCACCGCCGCCTGGTACGGCGAGCGAACCGAGGTGGTGGCGGTCGAGACGACCGGCACCGCGTCGTACGCCGCCGCCGTCGCCGCCGGCGAACCGGTCGACGTCGACGTGTCGGGCCTCGCGGCCGATGCACTCGGCGCCCCTCGCATCGGGTCCACCCCGTTCCGGGCGCTCCGAGCGGTCGATGCGACCAGCGTGGTCGTGTCCGACGACGCGGTGGCCGCCGCCAGGACCCATCTCTGGAGCTGGCTCCGGATCGTCGTCGAGCCGGCCGCAGCGGCTCCACTCGCCGCGCTGATGTCGGGCGCGTGGTCGCCCCGGTCGCCCCACGGCCGGGTGGGCATCGTGCTCTGCGGCGCCAACACCACCCTCGATCTCGCCCCGCCGTCGACCGAGACACGTACCGGGGCGGGCCCGACCGATGAGGCAGACTGAACCCGTGACCGACACCGCCAAACCGTCCGTCGACGCCAGCAACTACGAGTTGGCCGACCGATATCGAGCCGAAGTGGGACGTGTGTTCCTGTCGGGGGTGCAGGCGATCGCCCGCCTCCCGATCGACCAGATCCGGATCGACCGCCGCAACGGTCTCGACACGGCCGCCTTCGTCAGCGGCTACCAGGGATCGCCGGTCGGCATGTTCGGCGAGGAGGTCGAGCGGGCGAGACGCACCCTCCCCGACCTGCCGGTCGTCAACCGGCCCGGCGTCAACGAGGAACTCGCCGCCACCGCCGTGATGGGCAGCCAGCTGGCGGTCACACTCGACGACTGCACGTACGACGGCGTCCTGGGCATGTGGTACGGCAAGGGTCCGGGCATCGACCGGGCCGGCGACGCGATCCGGCACGCGGTCTTCGCCAGCACCGCACCGCACGGTGGTGTCGTCGCCGTGGTCGGTGACGACCCGAGCGCCAAGTCGTCGACCCTGCCGTCGTCGAGCGACGCCACGATGGTCGACCTGCACATGCCGCTGCTGTTCCCCGGTGATCCGCAGGAGGCGCTCGACCTCGCCCGACATGCGGTCGCCCTCTCGCGGGCCTGCGGCATCTGGTCGGGACTGAAGCTGGTCACCCCCGTCGCCGACGGGACCGGGACGATCGACGTGAGCCCCGACCGGGTGCAACCGGTCATCCCGACGATCGACATCGACGGTCGGCGCTTCGAGCCGCACCCCAACGGCATGCTGATCACGCCGCACACGCTCGACATGGAACGCGAGTTCTTCGAGGTTCGCAACGAACTCGCTCGCGAGTACGGGGCCGTCAACCGGCTCAACCGTGTCACGGTGCGCAGCGGCGACGACTGGATCGGCCTCGCCGCGTGCGGCCACACGTACCACGAGCTGCGCGAGGCGCTCCAGGTGCTGGGTTTCGCGTCCGATGACGATCTGCGCTCGGCCGGCATCCGCCTGTGGCAACTCCAGATGCCGATCCCGCTCGATCGTCACGACGTCCGGGCGTTCGCCGACGGGCTGACCGACGTCCTCGTGATCGAGGAGAAGAACCCGACGCTCGAGATGCTCGTCCGCGACGCGCTCTACGACCTCGCCGAGCGGCCCCGCGTCTGGGGCAAACGCGACGACGACCGACGGATCCTGGTGCCGTTCGACTCGCTGCTCGACGCCGAGCGGATCCTCCCGGCGCTCCGCCATCATCTCGGCAAGCGACTCGGTGACCGCCTCGCGCCACCCCAGGCGAAGCCCGACCGCAACCTGATCCCGCTCAGCGTGAACCGAGCGCCGTTCTTCTGCTCCGGATGTCCGCACAACACGAGCACCCGCGTCGAACCGGGCACCCTCGTCGGGGGCGGAATCGGGTGCCACGCCATGGTCGCGTTCATGGAGCCCGAACGCACCGGCGACATCGTCGGCCTGACGTGCATGGGCAACGAGGGCGCCCAGTGGATCGGCATGGCACCGTTCGTCGAGCGCAAGCACCTCGTGCAGAATCTCGGCGATGGCACGTTCTTCCACTCGGGTTCGCTCGCGATCCGCGCCGCGATCGCGGCCGAGATCGACATCACCTACAAGCTGCTGCTCAACGGCACGGTGGCGATGACCGGCGGCCAGGACGCACAGGGAGCCGTCGACGCCGACGCGATCGCCTCGATGCTGCTCGCCGAAGGGGCCAAGCGGATCATCATCACGAGCGACGATCCCGATCGGGTCAAGGGGCTCGACGTGCCGGCCGGTGTCGACGTCTGGGACCGCTCACGGCTCGACGAGGCACAGCGGGTGCTCGCCGAGATCCCCGGCACCACGGTGCTGATCCACGACCAGGCATGCGCCGCCGAGAAGCGCCGGGCCCGCAGCCGCGGCACGATCGAGACCCCCGGCTTCCGCGTGGTGATCAACGAGCGCATCTGCGAGGGGTGCGGTGACTGTGGCGACAAGTCGAACTGTCTGTCGGTCCAGCCGATCGACACGCCCTACGGCCGCAAGACCGGCATCCACCAGACGAGCTGCAACTTCGACTTCTCCTGCATGCAGGGCGACTGCCCCGCGTTCGCGACCGTCACCGTCGACCCCGACGCCAAGAGCGCCGACCGTCGGATGCCCACACCTCCGGCGCCCGACGACCTGCCGGCGCCGGTCAGCGTGGTCGACGCCGACAACTTCACCGTTCGCCTCTCGGGCATCGGCGGTACGGGCGTGGTCACCGTCAGCCAGATCATCGGCACCGCGGCGATGCTCGACGATCTCCACGTCCGCGGTCTCGATCAGACCGGCCTGTCCCAGAAGGCCGGCCCGGTCACCAGCGACGTCCGGATCAGCCGGCACGCGCCCGCCGAGTCGAACCACGCGAACGAGGCCGGCGTCGACTGCTATCTCGCGTTCGACATGCTCGCCGGATCGAGCAATGCGCACCGCGAGGGCGCACGCGCCGGCACGACCGTGGTGATCGGTTCCGTCGATGTGGTCCCGACCGGCCAGATGGTCGCGAAGCCGGGCGCGACGGCGTACCCGGAACAGTCGCTGCTGCGGCAACGGCTCGACGACGTCTCACGGCCCGACCTCAACCGGTACCTCGACGCCGCGGCACTCACCCGCGGCCTGTTCGGAGCCACGACCACCGCCAACATCCTCATGATGGGCGTCGCCGTGCAGATCGGGGCGTTGCCGGTCGATCCGGCGGCCATCGAGCGGGCGATCGAGCTCAACGGGGTCGCCGTCCAGGCCAATGTCGCCGCCTTCCGATTCGGACGCCAATGGGCGGTCAGCCCGGCGGTGGTCGAAGCGGCCGCGGGCGTGACCGCCCCTCGCGTCGAGAC encodes:
- a CDS encoding indolepyruvate ferredoxin oxidoreductase family protein — translated: MTDTAKPSVDASNYELADRYRAEVGRVFLSGVQAIARLPIDQIRIDRRNGLDTAAFVSGYQGSPVGMFGEEVERARRTLPDLPVVNRPGVNEELAATAVMGSQLAVTLDDCTYDGVLGMWYGKGPGIDRAGDAIRHAVFASTAPHGGVVAVVGDDPSAKSSTLPSSSDATMVDLHMPLLFPGDPQEALDLARHAVALSRACGIWSGLKLVTPVADGTGTIDVSPDRVQPVIPTIDIDGRRFEPHPNGMLITPHTLDMEREFFEVRNELAREYGAVNRLNRVTVRSGDDWIGLAACGHTYHELREALQVLGFASDDDLRSAGIRLWQLQMPIPLDRHDVRAFADGLTDVLVIEEKNPTLEMLVRDALYDLAERPRVWGKRDDDRRILVPFDSLLDAERILPALRHHLGKRLGDRLAPPQAKPDRNLIPLSVNRAPFFCSGCPHNTSTRVEPGTLVGGGIGCHAMVAFMEPERTGDIVGLTCMGNEGAQWIGMAPFVERKHLVQNLGDGTFFHSGSLAIRAAIAAEIDITYKLLLNGTVAMTGGQDAQGAVDADAIASMLLAEGAKRIIITSDDPDRVKGLDVPAGVDVWDRSRLDEAQRVLAEIPGTTVLIHDQACAAEKRRARSRGTIETPGFRVVINERICEGCGDCGDKSNCLSVQPIDTPYGRKTGIHQTSCNFDFSCMQGDCPAFATVTVDPDAKSADRRMPTPPAPDDLPAPVSVVDADNFTVRLSGIGGTGVVTVSQIIGTAAMLDDLHVRGLDQTGLSQKAGPVTSDVRISRHAPAESNHANEAGVDCYLAFDMLAGSSNAHREGARAGTTVVIGSVDVVPTGQMVAKPGATAYPEQSLLRQRLDDVSRPDLNRYLDAAALTRGLFGATTTANILMMGVAVQIGALPVDPAAIERAIELNGVAVQANVAAFRFGRQWAVSPAVVEAAAGVTAPRVETLDQLIDRLAADLADYQDESYAERFTERVRTARRAEVGLDADSTRFTEAVARHLHKLMAYKDEYEVARLALLDESRRRYEAVGGADTTVTYHLHPPVLRSLGMDRKLEFKRTATPSFTALRAMKRVRGTLADPFRWAEVRKIERAMIPEYEQAVDALCAGLTRSNIDEATEIATLPDRVRGYEDLKLRRAAAYRDELSQRLQRFTSR
- a CDS encoding serine/threonine dehydratase, which translates into the protein MPETDHRPIATVSPDDVERAAESISAHVRTTPIVEVPGQEIGVDATLVLKLEFLQHSGSFKARGAAHFVATQPIATDGIVAASGGNHGAAVAWAARRSGHPAHIFVPTTADPAKVARLRGYGATVHEVGEVYGEAFAASRRYLDTHDATSIHAYDDPVVVAGAGTCARELDQAAPDLDAVVLACGGGGLAGSTAAWYGERTEVVAVETTGTASYAAAVAAGEPVDVDVSGLAADALGAPRIGSTPFRALRAVDATSVVVSDDAVAAARTHLWSWLRIVVEPAAAAPLAALMSGAWSPRSPHGRVGIVLCGANTTLDLAPPSTETRTGAGPTDEAD